From one Streptomyces sp. NBC_01478 genomic stretch:
- the map gene encoding type I methionyl aminopeptidase, whose protein sequence is MVELKTDTSIDAMYEAGQVVARALTAVREAADVGVSLLELDELAHDVLRAAGASSPFLGYRPAFAPTAFPAVICASVNDAIVHGIPDGYRLRDGDLVSIDFGAKLGGWAGDSAISFIVGEPRPADVRLIDTAERALAAGIEAAVVGNRIGDIAHAIGTVCRTAGYGIMEDFGGHGIGRQMHEDPGVPNEGRPGRGLPLRQGMVIAIEPMLIAGGRDDYHAAKDGWTLKTNDGSRAAHVEHTVAITEAGPRVLTERR, encoded by the coding sequence CCCGCGCCCTCACGGCCGTGCGGGAGGCCGCCGACGTGGGCGTATCCCTGCTGGAACTGGACGAGTTGGCGCACGACGTACTGCGCGCGGCCGGCGCGAGTTCCCCCTTCCTCGGCTACCGCCCCGCCTTCGCGCCCACCGCGTTCCCCGCGGTCATCTGCGCCTCCGTGAACGACGCGATCGTGCACGGCATCCCGGACGGCTACCGCCTGCGCGACGGCGACCTCGTCTCGATCGACTTCGGCGCGAAGCTGGGCGGCTGGGCCGGCGACTCGGCCATCAGCTTCATCGTCGGCGAGCCGCGCCCCGCCGACGTCCGCCTGATCGACACCGCCGAGCGCGCTCTCGCGGCGGGCATCGAGGCGGCCGTGGTCGGCAACCGCATCGGCGACATCGCGCACGCGATCGGCACGGTGTGCCGCACGGCCGGCTACGGCATCATGGAGGACTTCGGCGGCCACGGCATCGGCCGCCAGATGCACGAGGACCCGGGAGTCCCGAACGAGGGCCGCCCCGGCCGAGGCCTTCCTCTCCGCCAGGGCATGGTCATCGCGATCGAGCCGATGCTGATCGCGGGCGGCCGGGACGACTACCACGCGGCGAAGGACGGCTGGACCCTCAAGACGAACGACGGCTCCAGGGCGGCCCACGTGGAACACACGGTGGCGATCACGGAGGCAGGACCCCGGGTCCTGACTGAACGCCGGTAA